The Brassica napus cultivar Da-Ae chromosome C7, Da-Ae, whole genome shotgun sequence genomic interval GACGGATACATCAAAGGAGATAGGACGAAACACATTCTACCAAAGTTCTTCTTTAcacatgagttgcagaaagccGGCGAGGTCCAAGTACTGCAAGCTCGTTCAAGTGACAATTCAGCAGATCTATTCACCAAATCACTTCCaacctcaacgttcaagaagcttacgcatcagattgggatgcgtcgACTGAAATACCTTCAGTGAGGTACAaaacagggggagtaatacgtattgtactcttttttcttcaccatggttttatcccattgggttttcctgggaaggttttaatgaggcaacatccaaagcgtattacaatctcTTAATGATTatgacatccaagggggagtgttataaccatattgtggatgtccataaccggcatGTTCGTtaagagagagagtcggcggctGCTTTCCTTTTCTCATAGGCGGCTGagtttcctttttccttttaggtttatgatttgtactatttccttttccttgttAATTTAGGAtctcttgtaatcccctatataagggcaCCTTATGATATGAATGAATAAGAACTTTTCCCCTAAGTTTCACAACATTAATATAgctaaaactataaatatatttttattttaataccaTAGATTTTAGAACCATTTGCTCATAAAATAGTCAATAACTATGAAATTTGAAAAGCTGGAAATTAAAAATGTAGTGGGATCCAACATTAGTAGGTGTAAAATGACACTGATGGCTCTATTAGTCCTTTTGTTATGTTAAGAGGCAAACGCATTCTATAGAAATGATTTTCGTATGCAAAAAATAGTAGATTCCACTCttcaagaaatattattttattcaaaatattattatgttttctctcttcctcttgcTTTACCTTTCTCTCATTTTCTCAATTTTCTTCATTAGCTTTCATAACCTTCTTCTTTCAACGCTACATCTCCTTACAAaattctttgttctctctttgtGATTTGTCCTCTCTTGTTCACATGCATTCAAGAATTAACCGGCGCTACGATGGTGAAGATGCAACATCTCCTCTCACCATAaaactcccccccccccccaaatcgCTTCTTCCTCAAACCTTAGGATTTTGAGCGAAATCAAAGATTAGGATTACATTAACTCATAGTCTCACATCACATTATTGTTCTGTACTTTCAATGGAAACGTTCTTTATCCAGTTCGTCTCGCTATCTCCATGGAGATCCATTGGGTatgaaaagataatataataattagtcaGCTAACATTAGGTCAGCGACTGGTGTAGATTCAGTGTGAAGGATTTGGTTACAACCATTCCGCATGTACAATACGGTTATAGAGAATTTCCTCGACACTAATATTAGGCGTACGGATTATTGGATGTATAAAGATTCATATATTCGGCTAAACTTAATATTAGCTATGATTTAAATAACTGTTGGCtggataaaatattttaagtatagTTAACACTTTTATTAGctgtcgttttaaaaaatcgtaCAAATTGGATAATCCTCGAAAACAATAATACACTAATATTTACTATTATTATCATATGTAATCTGTTCACATAGCTTGCTAACAACGTTATCCATCctgtttaataaaatatgtaaccGTCTATTATATTTGGTGCTCATATAGCTTGCTAACAAAATATGTAGCAAAATATGTAACTGTCGAATGACCCACTTGGCTACATTGCACGATTAAAATATTTGGGGTTGATTCGCGAGGATGTTCTGTAAATCTAAAATGTTGGGGGTCAAATTGAAAAGAACTAGAACGCTAGGGACCTATCGTTCAAAAACATAGAAAGTCACCATTGGATAGATCAACCTTTCTCTTCGCCGGATTTTGAGCTTGATGGAGATGACAAGGAGGAGCATGATGGCAAGTCTTGAATTCGGAGCATGACGACGTCGGTAGATCAAAGCGACTAAATATCCGGTGACGAAGGAGAATAGGAAATCAGGTGGACTTACAAACAGAGCGGAGAACAGGGAATCGGGTGGGACTTCATAATCTTTTAACTAAGAGTTTGACGGAGAAAACAATGTGGATTTTTTTAGATGAAAAAAAGatgtaagagaagaagaacTGAAGAGTATTGATTAGTGTGAACATGCAACAACTCTTTGTTGTATATGTCGCTTATTATAGGTTAGGTAGGTGTTTAGTAGACCAATATAATATAGGTTGTATTGTAGCAAGAATAGGGATAGaaatgtcatttaaaaaaaacacatcagCAAGAAAAACCAACTTCCATCTGTGCAAATTATGGGGTTATGTTTGTAGACGGAGTGCAGttactataaattttaaaccctacactctaaactctaaatcataaacctccatccacaaaaaaactaaatcataaTTCTCAACCAATTAACCTTAGtggtatgtatatatttatatattttaatgaatgcTAGTAtgatcatttttcttttttatctgTGTTATTTTTATGTCATTATGGCGGTATttctcttgttttattattcaaaaatataattttatatatagtttatttattaatttaaacttATCTTGCATTTTTACGgtcttaatattttataaataaaatgatctaatttttttttcaatctgtcttttacttgatatatattttacgtATTTGATCGTACAATAAGCAAAATAGTAATcatataaaaatcaataaaaatataattatcatttatTAGAAATGGATatattaaatatcatattttcattttcattatgtatattaattgaattaataataatttaatactaaatacaaattatgtaattaattaaaagtacatattaaaattattaatataattcaaaGACATATTCATTCAAAATTTCCAatagattttgaaatatttttattaagataaaatgtataaaaatattagagtatctttttattaaatttgaaacgaaaaatattcaaattttacaTAGCCGGATTATCATGATAATATCTTTACTTTTTTCAAAATGGATAGTTACATGGACAAGTACAAGTAGGATAATGTGAGAGGGAAGTGTTGCCATAACTTCACAACAAATTGTATGGTATGTTGTAGGCTTGTATTTAGATAGTAATTCAAAAGACATTTATGGAGTATATAtgtgtaaaaataatttatatggagttctaatttatgcattgtggttctagtttaaatatgcatatcattgttatTTGAACATCAAAATTTGGTTTTTGGTGATTCTAATTTATGCATTATTATTGTTTGCAATTGCATAGTTGGCAGCAATAAAGTGAATGTCAAATGTCTGAATGGTTCTGTTGCAGGCTGGGATCCAGACTACTCAATGGCTAGACTGAGATTCAAGAGatcggactggacaggacgaACGAATGGAAAAGGGAGCGGCTAGATGGATGCGATGGAGAGAGGATCGGCCGGTTTGTACCTGAAATAAGAGAGAatgatttttatgagtttttttatgGATTAAAAATGAAGAACATAAAGTAAATTAACtgagaaataaagaacaaaaataaatatgaatttttatgggtttttattttaatggcCGATCTGAAATAaaagatgcaatgaaacaaaaacaagagaaggatagagatggctgatggattcaagttgctggacgtgtgtctctctcaacaagaacaggggATGGAGATGGCGTGAAGATGGGATCTGGCTTGCTGGACTGAAGTCTCTCTCAAGATGGATCGGTGGATGGTATGGCATGaggaatcgccacaagcttggtggtggAAAGCTTGATGAGATTCGAGATTGCTTCTAGCCAAATCGCTCAACAAGAAGACTTAAGAATTTTCTTTGCTCTAGGGGCAAACCGACTCATATATTTCATgaactaaaaaaattacaagGCTGCTTATAGTGGGGATTAAATACCCTGCTGCTATGCCCTTCTAGGGGACTTTGAAGCAAATCAACATGGACTCTCTTGGACTCTAAAAATCGACAAGGCCTAGACAAGAATGGGCCGACTCTTCTTGGACAACTAAAGCAAAGGCTAAACAAATGGCTTTGAATTATTGgactcaaataaataaaaaggactTAAACAATTTGCCCATAAGTTCATGCaattgaaattaaaagaaagaaccaacacaaaccaaaaacaataaacCGGTTAGAAATCATAAATGAAATCTTACCTTCTTACCTTAAATGGAATGAGGCGGATTACTCAGAACCGGCTGGGATTGGGACAGGGTCTGAACCGAGATCACATGTAGAGATGGTTAGGCCGGTTCGGTTCTGGGCGAGTGATCTGAATTGGATTGgaccggcttgatcttgaaccTCTATTGgaccggcttgatcttgaatcttcaattgGATCATCTCTTCAATTAGTAACTCTTCCTGACCGGTTTgaacatcttgatcaaggatttGTTGGACAGCTTTAGAGAAACCGAGTCTTATGGCCCTGgctccactccgggtagtcggaccaCACCTAACCACGGGAACCTCTATTTGGATGGCCGCATCAGGTTCGGAGATTTTCGTATTAATaatcaaacatataaaatagtttgGCAATTACAAAAAGTAAAGAGATTGTTTAAACAAGGTCATCTAAACAAAGTCTTTTTGATGGGATTTAAGATCGTCAAAAGGGGATCTCCTCTCAAGAGAAGAGGTTGTCCATGATGAATATTTGTGGTGGTGGTCGATGTTGACGATCTCtaaatgtagaatgtttatACGATTATGCTTTTGAATGAATAGTgatagtttttcacgtaaacaCGATTTGTCAGTCAACAaggtatattttcttatataggTTGGGCTTGGTTTTGGTTCTAACATTCTAATGAGTCGTGTGTTAGAATAATCTCCAACAACTATGATCATTTGGAATGTTGTAAATACTGAAAGCATTCTTGTATATTTTTCAGTGAGAACTCGAATTAGTGAAATATTCCTAAGTGGTGATGCAATGCAAGGTAATGTTTTCGGACATATTCTAGTAAATGATGAGGACCATGAGGTTGGTTTCATGGGAAGAAGTTAATGATAGTTAAGATATGTTATTGGTGTCAAAATAATCTCCGAGCCCAGAAAAAATTGAGAAGGCTCAAGCGGAGCTTGGGTATTTAACATTGATACTCCTTTATGCGATGTTCAAAGTAAACACTTCAATTTTCTAAAGCTATCAGTTAACTCAAATGTGTACCAAAGACACTTGTCTTAACACGCAGCAAGTAGAGTTGTTAACCAGTGTACCTCTCAGTTAGGTGATTGTTGGTAGCCATAAGTATAGTCGGAAGATTGTTCACGTCTTGAACGACCACATATGGAACCTCTTCCAACACACATCAGTGACAGCAGAATTAAATATGCAATTTATGGTCAACCATAAATTGTTTTCCTCTCTCAACTCCTCCATTGTACTTTGATTGCCATATTACCAAATGTAAAAGATAGATGGGTTGGTGAAGTTTTTAATAAGATGATTTATGTGAATAAAGTGTAACTTTTGGTTCATGAAtgtaaataattcaatttctttTCCCAGTATGTTTTTCAATTTAACTTAAACTCTTGATTAGTCTCTTCTATTTAGTGGTAATAGTTTAACTTAACATTTTCTGGAAAAATAACAGAAAAACGGTTAACACTTCCAAGaatctgagagagagagaattcgACAAAGAGTTTCTCTTCAGTTTTCAACAACACATTACAACAAGACATAAAACAACCtaaatatgataattaaaaGTGAAAAGAAAATGACTAAAAGAGATCAAGGATTTCTGAAATGGAGGTGTTGCATAGAGGACAGTTTCCTCTTTGAACCCAAAGCTCTCTCGAACACAACCTGCAGAACGTATGACCACACGGTATAAACGCTGCTCCTTTGCTTCTTACCATACAAACACAACAACTTATCTCCGCCGCCGCCGCAGTCTCCTCCACCACTCCTCTCTCCTCTTCCTCCCCGTCTCCTCCTACTTCTACCAAGCTCATTTGCCCTTCGTTCTCATCCAACAACTCCATCAACGACATCCTCGCCGGCTGCATGTCTGTCGTCACCGGCGGCGTTTCCTCTTCCCTCGCTGATAACGCTCTCTCCTCCGCCAACACCACTCCTAACTGTAACCTCCCCTCCGCCGTTACTCCGCCGCTGGAAGCAGACTCCGGTTGCGATTGTCCTCCTTCGTTTCTGGAGTTGGAGAGTAGAGAACCGAGCTGGTGACTATCACTATTGCGTTTGAGGCGGAGCTTTTCGCGTAGAGACTTCCAAGCGGTCTTGTCTCGGTGGCTGCTGTAGTCGTGTCGGTGCTCTCTCTGCATTACATCAAGAAGTGTCCGATTTGATTGGTTCCTAGACGGCAGAGGCTGCGGCGAGGTTCCGTTTCTGTCGGCCATTAGAATAGCTTCGAGAGTCAACCCCGGTAACGAGCTCCGGCCAGTCTCCATACAATCTAGTAACGTCACTCTCAGCCTATCACCACCGTCCATTTGCATCATCTTTTACGGAGTC includes:
- the LOC106434829 gene encoding putative E3 ubiquitin-protein ligase XBAT35 isoform X1 is translated as MLSFFHIKIKREEKSSTSKICSWISDSAANEESQSVHLFSMMQMDGGDRLRVTLLDCMETGRSSLPGLTLEAILMADRNGTSPQPLPSRNQSNRTLLDVMQREHRHDYSSHRDKTAWKSLREKLRLKRNSDSHQLGSLLSNSRNEGGQSQPESASSGGVTAEGRLQLGVVLAEERALSAREEETPPVTTDMQPARMSLMELLDENEGQMSLVEVGGDGEEEERGVVEETAAAAEISCCVCMVRSKGAAFIPCGHTFCRLCSRELWVQRGNCPLCNTSISEILDLF
- the LOC106434829 gene encoding putative E3 ubiquitin-protein ligase XBAT35 isoform X2 — protein: MMQMDGGDRLRVTLLDCMETGRSSLPGLTLEAILMADRNGTSPQPLPSRNQSNRTLLDVMQREHRHDYSSHRDKTAWKSLREKLRLKRNSDSHQLGSLLSNSRNEGGQSQPESASSGGVTAEGRLQLGVVLAEERALSAREEETPPVTTDMQPARMSLMELLDENEGQMSLVEVGGDGEEEERGVVEETAAAAEISCCVCMVRSKGAAFIPCGHTFCRLCSRELWVQRGNCPLCNTSISEILDLF